GGGGGAATCGGGGCTGCTTGGCGTGCGCGGGTACCGGCGGCCTGgcgccctccctccctccccgccagTGCCAAGCCTGGAAACGCCCCGCTTTCCCCCTGAGCCACGGTgtagcggcggcggggggcggacAGAGGAGTTAGCGGGGGCTGTCAGGGGGGAATGACCTGTCCGGGGGCGTTTGTGGCGATCGAGTGGGTTGCTGTGGGTGCGAGTGTAGGCGGGAAGGGCCGCCCTGTTGGGGGTCCCGATACATTAGAATAGAAAAACAAAGGCCTGATAAAAACAGGATTATTTATTATCAAAAGGCTCCGGTATTTTTAGAACCAGTAGAGGGGATATTACGGATTGAAGAGGGCTTTATTCTAGAAAGTGGCAATTTGGAGGCTTGTGATAAGCGGGTGTTCGGTGTGTGTCCcgtcccccaccccctccccgaaGATTATTAATTATCTTTGTGTCTTCAGACTCCCGGGGCTGGGAGCTCGCCCGTCGGCCGAGCCGGTGTCAGGGGAGCCCCCTCCGTTGCATGGGGGATCGCAGCCTCGGGCTCCCGCAGACGGCGGCCTCCTGCTGTAGCCCCAGCCCACCCTTGGGCGTAGGAGGTGCTGGCTCCACCGGGTCCTTCCCCTccccggcagcggctgcagccgCCTCTcattcctcctcctgccccttctcACCCGCTGTAACCGGTTCCTCCGGCAGCGGCGGCGTGTCCGGCGGGTCGCCGCCGCCCTCTCTGTTCCCCTTGGCGGCCGCTGCTGCGCATCATCAAACCATGCAGGATGAGCTGCTCctgggggtgacacagcagcagcagccaggcagcgagaggctgggcagcagccccgcaTCAGGACACCCCCCTCTCGGCCACCCCTCCTCTGACTTTAAACCCAGTCTCAGCCCCCACCAGGATTTAAACAAGCAGCAACCGCAGCAGCAACAGCCGCCGCCTCCTCAGCTGAGCCAGAAGAGGAAAGAGtttaagcagcagcagcagctcagcagcccagcccagctcggcAGCAGCCACCCCCTGAATAACCACCACCCCCCAGACTATCATCACCAcccccctcagcagcagcagcagcagttcagcCACCCCACTGACAAGTaccagcagcaggagcacaggCTACAGCAGCAGTTCCAGCTCCTCAGCGCTCACCCCCCGGAGCCGCCGCGGACGGGGGACTACCCGCACCTCCGGCCCCTCAGCCCCGCCGAGCACAAGGGCGGCGCGGACAGCGGGGGCTCGGAGCGGCTCGCCCCTTCCTGCCCGGGGGGATCAGTGTCCGCGGACCCCAATGTGGGGGTGGCCGCCGCCTCCTGCGTGAATCCGCCTCCGTCTCCTCCGCATCTGCAGGCGAGAGCCAAGCTGCCCCCCATGGAGTCCCCCCCGAACAGCCACTTGCTGGGCAGCCCCGGGAACCTCCTGCCCGGCGGGCTCGGCTCTGGCTTCAGCAGCCTGCAGAGCCCGGAGATCCCCAGCCCCCATCACCAGAGCGGGGGCGGCTCCTCCTCGGcggcttcccctcctcctccgccGCTGCCCGGCTTCGGCACCCCCTGGTCGGTGCAGACCTCGTCGCCGCCTCCGCAGCAGACGCAGCAGCCTCCGGTCTccagcggcagcggcggcggacAGATCAGCGCGATGCCGCCCCCGAGCCCGGAATCCGAGACCAGCTTCTACCCGGGGATCCCGTCATCGATCAACCCCGCTTTCTTCCAGAGCTTCTCACCGGTGTCTCCTCACAACCCCTGCGCCGGGCCCTTCAGCAGCCCCTTTTcggccgccgcccccccgccgccaccgcaGATGAATttacctcagcagcagcagcaacagcaaaaccGGAGATCCCCAGTGAGCCCCCAGCTCCAGCACCAACACCAggcagcggccgccgccgccgccttcctGCAGCAGAGAAACTCTTACAACCACCACCAGGTaccgggcggcggcgggagggccgGGCAGCCGCGGCGGGGCGGCAGGGAGCCCGGGCGAGCCGGCTCCGGAAGGGAGCCCGGCGCGGAAAGGGGGAGCCCCTGGCGAGAGGGAGCCCCGGGGCGGGGAGAGGGCCGGGAGGACCCCTGGCGGGAGGGAGCCCCGGGGCGGGGAGAGGGCCGGGAGGAGGACGCAGGGACGTGAGGGGGTCTCCGCTCCCCTCGTTTCGCTCGTCGCGGCAGCCGGGAGgtttcccccttctccctgcgAATGCCCGGCGAGGCTGCGCGGCGGTGACAGCCCGGCGAGACCGCGGAGGCAGGGCGGGGCCTGGCCGCTGCAACCCGCCGCGCTCGGGGGGCTGACGGCCGGTGGGAGATCACCTGCGCCGCACGGCCGGTGCTGGCAGGCGGCACTGGGGCTCGGGCCGGGAGGCCGTTGGCAGCGGTCCGCCCGCGCCCGGCCGCTGCTCCCCGCCCGTTCCGGGTGGCAGGTGGCGGGGCGGCCGCGTCCCCTGGTCTGTGACCGGCCCTCCTCGCGCCGCCGTCGCCTGCCCAGGGACGCCGTTTTCGTGATGAGAGGAGGGGGTTTCCTCTTACAAAAGAGGGCAAACGCTCCTTTTCGTGTCAAGGAGTTTACACCGTGAAaatatcccccttgtccccccgcaGTCACCCGTAGCGAGCGCGGTGTCCCCGAACAATGCGCCTGACAGCTCCGGCGGTGCGTCCTCCCCGGGGAGCCCCTTCCCCGGCCTCAGACCGGCCCTCGCACCCTCCGGGCGTGCTCGCTTGCGTGGGGACCGGTCACCGAAAGTAGATTGAGAGGGGAAAGCTGTCAGTGTTGCCTTTTCTGGGGGTTTGACCGAAAGTACTTGAATTTGTATCCAAAGACAGAGCTGTGTTTCGGTTATTTGAGTTGTTACAGGTTTTAATCAAGCGGCATAACAATCCCGTGTTAAAATGGAAATTTACCTATGAAAATAGAAGTTTATCTTTCTTCCTGGAACGAAATATTTATTGTAAGAATTCAGAAAATAGCAGATCCACATTAATATTACCTGCTAGTGCGTTATAGCCACATCTTGCTCTGATCATCTGCTTGGTTATGAAAGGCCAAAGTTAGATAGGcctcattttttctttcattctgctaTTAAATCCCATCAGTTTTAATCGGTAGAGCTGGATTTGTGAAGCATTTTTATCAGAACTGGAATCTCACATTAAGTGTGCCTGTACAATAATTGATTTGGATGCATCATGATTAGGAGCTAGTTGTCTTTAACATCTATAATAAACCTCTTCAAACAAATTCCAAAGCAATTCTCCAGCAGTGAtgtacagaattttttttctcagttacaaGTTATAGGCAAACTTTAAAAGTACCATGACAGCATAGCTAGCAATATTAGAGGCTCGTTAACATTTGGCATTATCTCTTAAGGTTTGTTTCACAATAGAGTGCCTGCCTCTCCCAAAATTCCAACCAAAGTATTCAAGTTTTACAACATAATTATCTATCATTATATAGAATCGGATGTTTTCCTGATTACTTGACCAAAAATGGCTTTAATGtttttttcaattgttttctGGGTCTGTAGGGGGTATTATTAAAATTTTATCTTTTTGTCTTTAGAAATTTGTTTTATCTAATACATAACATATTGACatgctttaaatctttaagttATTAGAATTGCGAGCTGAGGGTTGCTTGCAGCTAAGCTTAGAGATAAAAGTACTGTGTTTTAACTTCACAGAACTGAATTTAGACTATCACACAGACACCATTCCTATGTTTGAGGAAAAGCCTTTTCAAGAGCAATCGAATTTGAGAACACTAAACATAAATACTGTTCTTCACTGTCAGTCAGACTCAGTGGGTCCACCTCTTGGTAGTATGACAACGACTATAGGTCATTTTTTATTACAAGTTGTGGCTTAGGAATAAAAACTTGTCATCCTGTAAAATCTCCCCTCTAAAGTTTAGTGCTTACATTTTCATAATGAGGAATATAGTGCTCTTGTTAGATACAAAAATACTTGATACCGCAtccaaataaggaaaaaaaatcctaaaaaaaccACCCCAGATTCTACTCTGCAGAATTTCACAGATAGTCCCATTCCTTACTCCAGAAATCCTTGAGCTTCAGAATAATGCATTCTAATGTGGAAATGTTAAGAAAGCTCATTCAAATGGCTTCTCTGTACAGTAATCAGTGCTCTTTTTGGTCTCATATGGTAGTACTGAGGCAATAACACTCAAAATACTGGGGGAAAAAGATCTACCAtctgaattttaattttcaaatttctACTCACTGTAGTGATATACTACTAGTCACTGAATAGAAGttatcttttattattattataatttttaaagTTACCTATTAGAAATCATTGTGTTAGTTTTGCACAGATCTCACTCTATGATACCAACTAACATATGCTAGAGTAGTCTGGGCTTTTTTGTAATATGGTTTTATACCCTGAAGTTGTTCTATTGCATAACTTTAAAGAATGCTACCAATTACTAAAATTATAATCTAAATTACTTTCACAGGTACTGCAGGTGGTTTTGGGAAGTTTATGGGGGAGTGGGAATTAACAGGTTTTTTTAATGATGCTGTGTTTTCTCCCTTGCTTCAGTAATTAATTTACATGTTATCAGGAAAGTGTGGTTTATAGAAATCTCTGCACGTTGATTACTTGGTAGTtggttgggtgttttgtttgtttttgg
This genomic stretch from Patagioenas fasciata isolate bPatFas1 chromosome 4, bPatFas1.hap1, whole genome shotgun sequence harbors:
- the CPEB2 gene encoding cytoplasmic polyadenylation element-binding protein 2 isoform X2; its protein translation is MGDRSLGLPQTAASCCSPSPPLGVGGAGSTGSFPSPAAAAAASHSSSCPFSPAVTGSSGSGGVSGGSPPPSLFPLAAAAAHHQTMQDELLLGVTQQQQPGSERLGSSPASGHPPLGHPSSDFKPSLSPHQDLNKQQPQQQQPPPPQLSQKRKEFKQQQQLSSPAQLGSSHPLNNHHPPDYHHHPPQQQQQQFSHPTDKYQQQEHRLQQQFQLLSAHPPEPPRTGDYPHLRPLSPAEHKGGADSGGSERLAPSCPGGSVSADPNVGVAAASCVNPPPSPPHLQARAKLPPMESPPNSHLLGSPGNLLPGGLGSGFSSLQSPEIPSPHHQSGGGSSSAASPPPPPLPGFGTPWSVQTSSPPPQQTQQPPVSSGSGGGQISAMPPPSPESETSFYPGIPSSINPAFFQSFSPVSPHNPCAGPFSSPFSAAAPPPPPQMNLPQQQQQQQNRRSPVSPQLQHQHQAAAAAAAFLQQRNSYNHHQPLLKQSPWSNQSSGWSTGNISWGGMHGRDHRRTGNMGIPGTMNQISPLKKPFSGNVIAPPKFTRSTPSLTPKSWIEDNVFRTDNNSNTLLPLQDRNRMYDSLNMHSLENSLIDIMRAEHDPLKGRLSYPHPGTDNLLMLNGRSSLFPIDDGLLDDGHSDQVGVLNSPTCYSAHQNGERIERFSRKVFVGGLPPDIDEDEITASFRRFGPLVVDWPHKAESKSYFPPKGYAFLLFQEESSVQALIDACIEEDGKLYLCVSSPTIKDKPVQIRPWNLSDSDFVMDGSQPLDPRKTIFVGGVPRPLRAVELAMIMDRLYGGVCYAGIDTDPELKYPKGAGRVAFSNQQSYIAAISARFVQLQHGDIDKRVEVKPYVLDDQMCDECQGARCGGKFAPFFCANVTCLQYYCEFCWANIHSRAGREFHKPLVKEGADRPRQIHFRWN
- the CPEB2 gene encoding cytoplasmic polyadenylation element-binding protein 2 isoform X1, translated to MGDRSLGLPQTAASCCSPSPPLGVGGAGSTGSFPSPAAAAAASHSSSCPFSPAVTGSSGSGGVSGGSPPPSLFPLAAAAAHHQTMQDELLLGVTQQQQPGSERLGSSPASGHPPLGHPSSDFKPSLSPHQDLNKQQPQQQQPPPPQLSQKRKEFKQQQQLSSPAQLGSSHPLNNHHPPDYHHHPPQQQQQQFSHPTDKYQQQEHRLQQQFQLLSAHPPEPPRTGDYPHLRPLSPAEHKGGADSGGSERLAPSCPGGSVSADPNVGVAAASCVNPPPSPPHLQARAKLPPMESPPNSHLLGSPGNLLPGGLGSGFSSLQSPEIPSPHHQSGGGSSSAASPPPPPLPGFGTPWSVQTSSPPPQQTQQPPVSSGSGGGQISAMPPPSPESETSFYPGIPSSINPAFFQSFSPVSPHNPCAGPFSSPFSAAAPPPPPQMNLPQQQQQQQNRRSPVSPQLQHQHQAAAAAAAFLQQRNSYNHHQPLLKQSPWSNQSSGWSTGNISWGGMHGRDHRRTGNMGIPGTMNQISPLKKPFSGNVIAPPKFTRSTPSLTPKSWIEDNVFRTDNNSNTLLPLQDRNRMYDSLNMHSLENSLIDIMRAEHDPLKGRLSYPHPGTDNLLMLNARSYGRRRGRSSLFPIDDGLLDDGHSDQVGVLNSPTCYSAHQNGERIERFSRKVFVGGLPPDIDEDEITASFRRFGPLVVDWPHKAESKSYFPPKGYAFLLFQEESSVQALIDACIEEDGKLYLCVSSPTIKDKPVQIRPWNLSDSDFVMDGSQPLDPRKTIFVGGVPRPLRAVELAMIMDRLYGGVCYAGIDTDPELKYPKGAGRVAFSNQQSYIAAISARFVQLQHGDIDKRVEVKPYVLDDQMCDECQGARCGGKFAPFFCANVTCLQYYCEFCWANIHSRAGREFHKPLVKEGADRPRQIHFRWN
- the CPEB2 gene encoding cytoplasmic polyadenylation element-binding protein 2 isoform X3, which codes for MGDRSLGLPQTAASCCSPSPPLGVGGAGSTGSFPSPAAAAAASHSSSCPFSPAVTGSSGSGGVSGGSPPPSLFPLAAAAAHHQTMQDELLLGVTQQQQPGSERLGSSPASGHPPLGHPSSDFKPSLSPHQDLNKQQPQQQQPPPPQLSQKRKEFKQQQQLSSPAQLGSSHPLNNHHPPDYHHHPPQQQQQQFSHPTDKYQQQEHRLQQQFQLLSAHPPEPPRTGDYPHLRPLSPAEHKGGADSGGSERLAPSCPGGSVSADPNVGVAAASCVNPPPSPPHLQARAKLPPMESPPNSHLLGSPGNLLPGGLGSGFSSLQSPEIPSPHHQSGGGSSSAASPPPPPLPGFGTPWSVQTSSPPPQQTQQPPVSSGSGGGQISAMPPPSPESETSFYPGIPSSINPAFFQSFSPVSPHNPCAGPFSSPFSAAAPPPPPQMNLPQQQQQQQNRRSPVSPQLQHQHQAAAAAAAFLQQRNSYNHHQPLLKQSPWSNQSSGWSTGNISWGGMHGRDHRRTGNMGIPGTMNQISPLKKPFSGNVIAPPKFTRSTPSLTPKSWIEDNVFRTDNNSNTLLPLQDRNRMYDSLNMHSLENSLIDIMRAEHDPLKGRLSYPHPGTDNLLMLNARSYGRRRDDGLLDDGHSDQVGVLNSPTCYSAHQNGERIERFSRKVFVGGLPPDIDEDEITASFRRFGPLVVDWPHKAESKSYFPPKGYAFLLFQEESSVQALIDACIEEDGKLYLCVSSPTIKDKPVQIRPWNLSDSDFVMDGSQPLDPRKTIFVGGVPRPLRAVELAMIMDRLYGGVCYAGIDTDPELKYPKGAGRVAFSNQQSYIAAISARFVQLQHGDIDKRVEVKPYVLDDQMCDECQGARCGGKFAPFFCANVTCLQYYCEFCWANIHSRAGREFHKPLVKEGADRPRQIHFRWN